The DNA region TATAATTGGTACTTTCAATTTCAAACTCGGCTTGAATTTTCTTAACATCTTCCATCCCTAGAAATCCCGTTTCTATTTCCTCTTGTTTTTTTTGTGAAGCAAGATCAGCGGCTTTTGTAAAAATAGCTGTGAATTCATTTTCTATCAAATCTATATAGTCATTTGAGACATCGTCGGCCAAAAGCTCCCGATAATACTTTGCCCCATGGAAATCATCTGCACCAATATATTTATCATTTAATACCGTCCGGCTCACTAGCCCTGATACCGTGGAATTCAAACAAGCACTTGGAATTAAAAAATCTTCTCGTGTTCCAAATAGAGTGGTGCAGTACCCAGGATCTGCTATCACCGCAAGCGTATCATCAAGTTCAACACCGTACCTTTTCCGATAATCCCGACAGGCTTTCGTTAATTCAAGCGATATTGCACCTTTACCAGTCCAGCCATCGACAAACTGCAACACTCCATCTGGATGCTTTGCTGTGATATATTGAATAGCATTTTCATCAATCCCTCTATCGCGGATAATAGAGACACTATAGTGTGGCAAAGAAACTTGGTAGCGTAGTTTAATATATCTATTTATTAGGATACCAACTGGAGTGCCTGCACGAGCAAGAGAAACAAGGATCGCTTTGTCGCCCTTCATTTGATAAATTTGCTCGGCAACGATTCCAACACAAAGTGCCACCTTTTGTTTATATTCCATGAGTGTCTGCCAAAATAAATCAACATACTCTTTTGGTGGCTGATACTCAATCGGCAAGGATTCACTATAATGCTGTCCGGATTGGACCCTTAGTTCCCGATTATCGGTCGTATCTTCAAGTTTCACATCACTCAAGTCTTTTAATAGAAAGAGAACATCCGCTTCTTGATAGCTTCCGATTTTAGCAGGTTTATTTGTTATCATTGACATTTCTAACACCTCTATGATTGAGAGAAAAAGACGACTTTTATCGACTTTATCTGTAAATTTTCTAATTGCTTTAGCAACGGCTTCAGTTTTTCATTCGTTACTTCCCGTTCAAAAAAGATAAATACTTCGTCGTATTCATTGGGCGGGATATTATAAACAAAGTGAGCTACTGACTCATCCTCAGGATTTAGAAAATTAATCCCGTATCTTGCACCATATCCATTAACCTTTGCGATATGGATCGGACTTCTCGTTGTGGATTGAAAGAGAATATTTTTGCCCATTTCCGCAGCTAATTTCATCGGGATGTACATGAATTCCCCCGTACCAAGACAAAGAGTTTTCACACCATTTCGTTTTTCAGATAAATATTT from Neobacillus sp. FSL H8-0543 includes:
- a CDS encoding cysteine protease StiP family protein, with the protein product MSMITNKPAKIGSYQEADVLFLLKDLSDVKLEDTTDNRELRVQSGQHYSESLPIEYQPPKEYVDLFWQTLMEYKQKVALCVGIVAEQIYQMKGDKAILVSLARAGTPVGILINRYIKLRYQVSLPHYSVSIIRDRGIDENAIQYITAKHPDGVLQFVDGWTGKGAISLELTKACRDYRKRYGVELDDTLAVIADPGYCTTLFGTREDFLIPSACLNSTVSGLVSRTVLNDKYIGADDFHGAKYYRELLADDVSNDYIDLIENEFTAIFTKAADLASQKKQEEIETGFLGMEDVKKIQAEFEIESTNYIKPGVGETTRVLLRRIPWKILMRDIESPYVKHILMLAEEKGVEVIPYPNLNYLCCGLIKSVKGLQS